Below is a window of Mycolicibacterium rhodesiae NBB3 DNA.
CGCGGCCCAGATACTGCACCTGTCCGTCTTCGCCCCAGCACACCAGATCGCCCGTGCGATACATCCGCGCGCCGGGCTCGCCGAAGGGGCTCGCCACAAACCGCGAAGACGTCAGGCCCGCACGCTTCACATAACCCGCAGCCACACCTTCACCGGCCACATACAACTCACCAACCACACCCACCGGCACCGGCTTCAGCCAGGTGTCCAGGATGAACAAACCTGCACGGGGTACCGGCAGGCCGATCGGAACCACACCCGACCCTGGTTCCAACGGCCGGCTGATCACCACACACATCGAGGTCTCGGTGGGGCCGTAGGCATTGATCATCACCCGGTTGGCCGACCACCGATCCATCAGTTCGGGCGGACACGCCTCACCGATCACCGCCAGGGCGGTGTTCTCCAGACCTTCCATCGGCAGCATCGCCACTGCCGACGGGGTCTGGGTCAGGACCGTGACGCCCTCGCTGACCAACAGACGATGGAACTCCTCGGGCGACGCGGCCACCGATTCGGGGACGACCACGAGCCGGCCGCCGTGCAGCAGAGCGCCCCAGATTTCCCAAACCGACCCGTCGAAGGCCAGCGAGTGGGCCTGCGGCCACACCCCTGGCAGCGGCAGGCTGAAATCCATAGTCGTCATTAGCTGGGTGACGTTCTGGTGGGTGACCGCCACACCCTTGGGCACGCCCGTGGTGCCCGAGGTGTAGATCGTGTAGGCGAGGTCGTCGGACGCCGGCCCTGGCAGCGGAGTGCTGGGCTGCGCGTCGATGGCCGGGTCAGCGATGTCGATGACCGGTAGGTCGACTCCGTCGAACCGCGACCGCAGCGCGCTGGTGGTGATCGCGGCGATCGGCTCGGAGTCGGCCAGGATGAACTCCAGCCGCGCGGCCGGCACCGACGGGTCGATCGGCGAATAGGCCGCCCCCGTCTTCAGCACTCCCAGGATCGCGATGATGGCCTCGGCAGAGCGCCCCGACATGAGCGCCACCCGCTTACCCGGGCCCGCGCCGTGGCCGGCCAGCAGGTTGGCCATCCGGTTGGCCGCCTCGTCCAGTTCGCGGTAGGTCCACGACCGTTCACCGCACACCAGTGCAACCGTGTCGGGGACGGAATTCACATGCACGCCAAAGGAATCCGTGATCGAGAGCGGGGGCAAAGGCCCGGTCAATACTGCCCGGTTACCGAATCGATCCAGCTTGGCGCGCTCGTCGGCGTCCAACCCATCAATCGACGACAGCGGCCGATCGGGATCGGCCGCCATAGCGACGACGACCCGCTCCAGGCGCTCGGCCAGGTTGGCGACTCCGAAGTGAGCGAACGGCTGACCCGGACCGGCCGTGCCGAGGAACATCTGGTCACTGGCACCGGAGAAGAACAACCCGAAATGACCCATCGGACCGTGGTTGGTGAAGGCCGCGGTTGCCGGGACACCGCCGAGGTCCAGCGTGAGCCGCGACGGCAGGAAACTGATCGCCACCCGGTCCGACGTCTGCCGGGGACCGTTCAAGCCGCCGTCGTCGTCGAGTGCGTGGACCGGAAATCGCTGATGCGCCAACAACTCCCGTAGGCGTGTGTCGACGTGTTGGCAAAACTCGCCCGCGGTCGCCTCCGGCGGAGCCGACAGCACCAGGGGCACGATTCCGGCGAGCATCCCAGGAAGCGTCTTCGAGTCTTCTGCCACGCGCCTGCTGACCGGGAAGTCCAGCGCGACTTCGGAATTGTTCCCGGAATATGACCGCGCCAACAACGCCATTGCCGCAGTCATGACCGTGTGCCGACGGATGCGCAGCGCCTTGGACAGCTGCTTGATGCCGGCGATAGCAGGCTGGCTTATCTGCACCTGCGCCGACGGCGCGTACCCGCCATGGCCCTTCGCCGTTTGGGGTGTCCGCCGATCCAGCCCGCTTTCGGGCGGACGGTTATTGCTCCAATACGCCTGGTCTTCTTGGAAGTCTGCGGAGTCGGTGTATCCGGACTCGAGGTCGACCAGGTCCTGCAGGGAGCCGAAGTATGCGTCGGGGACGGGTTGCCCTTTGGCCAGCGCCGTGTAAATCGTCGCGATTCGGCGGCACACGAGGGCCATACCCACACCGTCGACGGAAATGTGGTGACCCAATCCAAATGCATAATATTGATCTGGCTGAGTTTTAAATAGCGCAAATGTCACCAACCGCCCCGTGAGCGGCATCGGTGTGTGCTGAATTGACGAGGCAATCTCGCGGACTTTCTCCGCGGGGTCTTCTGAATCGGTGACGTCATAGAACGGCAACTCGAGGTCCGAGTAATCCACCGGACGCTGAACGACCTGGCCGTCCACCTCGTGAAATGAAGCTCGAGCCGGTTCAGCTTCCTGCAGGGCCTGGCGGATCGCCTGGTGGAGAAGATCGGGCTCGATCGCGCCGTCGACTCTTACCAGGAGGCCGAGTTGCCACTCAGTACCAACGAGGCCACTCTCCTGCGAGAGCCAGATGTCTAGCTGGCCTCGAGATAGCGGCAGTCCCCCATGGTTAGGTCCCATACCTCGACTTCCCCCGCCAAACCGGCTATCCGTCAAGAGTCCCGCCCTGCGCCAACCGCTCGCGCAGGCTCTTCGGCCGTATGTCCGGCCAATGCTCCTCTACATACTCGAGGCACGCAGCGCGGTCCGCTTCTCCGTACACCACCTGCCATCCGGCCGGCACGTCGGCAAAGCTCGGCCACAGGCTGTGTTGCTCCTCGTCATTGACCAAAACGAAGAAGCTACCGTTGTCGTCGTCGAACGGATTGGTGCTCACGTTCCTCCAGGTAATCGTCACCTACCGCAAACCGTAAGTGAGCCTATCGCAAACCTACCTTGGGGCGCAGGGGTAGGCCAAACATTCTCATCAGGTTCCCAAGGTCAGGCATCCCAGCAAACTGTATCGAGCCTACCTTGGTAATTAACTCGGACGTCAATACCCTGTCCCGTTACCCCAGCTTAGCGCCAAATCGGTCGCGTAGCGCGTTGTTGCGGAGATAGCGAAGTCATGGTATTTCTGTGCGCTCGCTAAGCCTCGACAAGTTCTTCTCCGTGAAATTTCCCACAAAACTCCTTCGTCACAGCAAACGGGCAGGCAAAAGCGATCGGCATAGCGCTGAGCACGCTGAACCGAGGCGCCGAGCGTCCTGGAATTTCTTCACGTTACGGATGTCGCAGCGACACGTTCAGCAACCGCGAACCGTGGCAACAAGGCGACCCATCGCTGCCGGTGAAGACCGGATTTATTCTACAACACGGCCTCGGATCGCAGCGTCGCGCGATTGGTCGCGAGCACGGCTACGGTCGCGTCCCGAGTGACTGCCCGAACCGCAGATCAACGCGTGTTTTACCACTCGGCGGGGCTGTCCCATGAATGTAGAGACACCCGCTCAGCGCACAAATAACGTTGCTACTCGTTTATGAAACCGACACAGATTATTTGCAGGAGCTCCTCAAGCCGCCACTTTTCACTGGTTCTTAGATTGGCGCCGGCTTATTCCCAGTTGTCGGTGGAGATGGCCCTCAAGTTCGCCAAGTTATCCGTACCGATAGTCGGCAGTCGTTGGGGTGCGGAGTGGCACGGTCACGCGATGCGGTCGGCTCTGTGAATCGAATGTGACTCCCGGCTAACTATTCGCCGGCTGGCTTGGACTTGTCGGGCTCAATGCTGGCAACTCGCCATTTTCGGCACCGAAATGTTGCCGAGGTCAAGCCTCATCAAATCGGAAATGACGAGTTGGTGACCGATAGAAGTTGTTATTCGCCGTCCTGCCGAGTGGGAACCCGCGAACCCTGGATGGGCGAAGACCCGACCGGCATGATCGCGACGAATATCGGGATCCGCACCTTCGCACCGCTGGGTATCGGCACACGGACGGTGAACGACACGATCTCTAGCTCCAGGCGCTTGCCGCGCTGCGTCTCCATCTCCAGGCGACCTGGAATCCACCTGGGCTTTGACAACCATTCCAGGCCGCGTTCGATCGACTCGACCAGATTCATCTCTCGACTATACCTGCAGGTAGGCACGGGCAAAGATAGCGATCATCTGCATGCCGATACTGATACGTCAGTCCCATTGCACTACAACGTACTTCATCGACTCTTGCGTGCCCGGCATCCGAAATGGCGACGGTAGGCAAATTCCTGACTTGGTTATGTCCCCGCGGAAGAGCGGTACCGTTGCGCGCGTGTGGAGTTCGGAGCCTGACGGTAGATTCCAGACGGCAGTTACCGGCACGACCAGTGAAAGGTTCGGATCCGCGCAATGAAATTTGTCCTCGCGTGCTGGGGAAGTCGCGGCGACGTCGAGCCTTCGCTAGCCGTCGGTCGCGAACTGCTGCGCCGGGGCCACGAAGTACATATGCCCGTGCCGCCCGACCTGGTGGGGTTCGTCGAAACCGCGGGTGTGCCGGGGGTGCCGTACGGCCCGGAAGTGGAGGCCATCCTCAACGAGGACTTCGTGCGCAATCTCTGGGCGAAGTTCGTCCGCAACCCGGTCGAGTTACTGCGCGAGATGTGGTCGGTGATCATCGACAACTGGGAGGAGGCCGGCAATACGCTGATGAGGCTGGCGGACGGCGCCGATCTGTTGTCGACCACGATCAACTTCGAGCAGGCCGCCGGCAATGTCGCGGAGTACTACGGCATTCCCTTGGTAGCCATGCACCACTTCCCCGTCCGACCCAACGGTCAGCTCATCCCGATGATTCCGTCGCCGCTGATCCGCTCGGCGAGCACCATTTCGGAGTGGCTGTTCTGGCGCGCGACACGCTCCGTTGAAGACGCCCAGCGCAGCGCGCTCGGCCTGCCCAAGGCCACCTACCGCGCACCGCGGCGTCTCGCCGAAAACGGATGGCTGGAAGCCCAGCTCTACGACGCGGTGTGCGTGCCGGGGCTGGCCGACGAGTGGGCCAAGTGGGACGGCAGACGACCTTTCGTCGGTGCGCCAACGATGCAACTGAGCACCGCGGCCGATGACGACGTCGCGGCGTGGATCGCCGCGGGAACCCCACCGATCTGCTTCGCCACCGGCAGCATCCCCGTCAAATCGCCTGCCGAGACCATGGCCATGATCAGCACCGCCTGCACGGAGCTGGGCGAGCGAGGCCTGATCTGCGCGGGCGGGACTGACTACAGCGACGTCCCGTATCCCGACCACATCAAGGTGGTGGGGGTGGTCAACTACGCCGCGGTCTTCCCAGCCTGCCGCGCCATCGTGCACCACGGCGGTGCGGGCACGACCGCGGCCAGTCTGCGCGCAGGCACCCCAACGCTGATCCAGTGGAGCTCGGCCGATCAGCCGTTCTGGGGAAATCAGCTGAAAAGACTACATGTAGGCACCGCCCGGCGACTGTCGGCCAACACCACCAAATCACTGGTCGCCGACCTGCGGCAGATCCTCGACCCCCAGTACAGCGTCCGAGCCCGACAACTCGCGACCCAGTTGACCACGCCCGCCGATGCCGTCACACGCACGGCCGACCTGTTCGAACACGCCGCGAGCAACGCTGCGGCAAGCAATCGCTGAGTCAGCAGCAAGACGTGACGTTTGTACACGCCCCTACTGCCTGGAGGCGGTACTGCGTCCCTCCGTTTGGGCGTCGCCGCCGGGTTACTACCATTGCGACACAACGCATTACGAGAATCTTGAGCGTCTACAATGCGTCAATTCGACCTCAAAAACTCATCTCCATCAACCGCGAGAGTCCAAGGTCACACATTAGCTACCGAAAGACGAAATCTTTGCTCTTCTACCCCAGACGGCAAACCCGAGCCGTTCGCCATGGAATACTCC
It encodes the following:
- a CDS encoding MbtH family protein translates to MSTNPFDDDNGSFFVLVNDEEQHSLWPSFADVPAGWQVVYGEADRAACLEYVEEHWPDIRPKSLRERLAQGGTLDG
- a CDS encoding glycosyltransferase encodes the protein MKFVLACWGSRGDVEPSLAVGRELLRRGHEVHMPVPPDLVGFVETAGVPGVPYGPEVEAILNEDFVRNLWAKFVRNPVELLREMWSVIIDNWEEAGNTLMRLADGADLLSTTINFEQAAGNVAEYYGIPLVAMHHFPVRPNGQLIPMIPSPLIRSASTISEWLFWRATRSVEDAQRSALGLPKATYRAPRRLAENGWLEAQLYDAVCVPGLADEWAKWDGRRPFVGAPTMQLSTAADDDVAAWIAAGTPPICFATGSIPVKSPAETMAMISTACTELGERGLICAGGTDYSDVPYPDHIKVVGVVNYAAVFPACRAIVHHGGAGTTAASLRAGTPTLIQWSSADQPFWGNQLKRLHVGTARRLSANTTKSLVADLRQILDPQYSVRARQLATQLTTPADAVTRTADLFEHAASNAAASNR